The Pseudomonas sp. IAC-BECa141 genome contains the following window.
GCTGCGCGAGGCGGGCGTGCTGTTCAGCCTCGCCACCGGGCGTCCGCCCAAAGCCATGCTGCAACAGATCGAGGCCTTGGGCGTGGACCTGCCGACAGCAGCGTTCAACGGCGGCACGATCGTCAATCCGGACGGCAGCATTCTGGTGGCTCATTTCCTGCCCGCGACGGCAGTGTTGACCGCATTGGCATTGTTCGCCGATCAACCGGATGTCGAAATCTGGGTGTTCAGCGGCGGCGACTGGTTGCTCAAGGATCCTCACGGGCCGATGGTGCCGCGTGAGCAGCACGGGCTCGGATATCCACCAGTGGTGGTGGAGAGTTTCGAGCCGTATCTGGAGCGTATCGACAAGATCGTGGCGACCAGCAACAACACGGAACTGCTGATCGAGCTGGAGGCGCGGTTGCTGCCGAAA
Protein-coding sequences here:
- a CDS encoding Cof-type HAD-IIB family hydrolase; this translates as MSEPFRFLLSDMDGTLLLPDHSLSQRTIDAVRSLREAGVLFSLATGRPPKAMLQQIEALGVDLPTAAFNGGTIVNPDGSILVAHFLPATAVLTALALFADQPDVEIWVFSGGDWLLKDPHGPMVPREQHGLGYPPVVVESFEPYLERIDKIVATSNNTELLIELEARLLPKVEGMAQVSRSQPVYLDVTALEANKGSALVTLAEHLGVSMAQTVAIGDGGNDPAMFHVAGLAIAMGQAEDAVKRQADVVTGPNTEDGVAQAIEKYILPR